AAAAGGAAAGGAATAGTTAAATTTTGCTTAAAAAAGCATTTTAAAAAGGTACCCGGTACCTATGAGTAAGCTTGGGGCATTGCATACCGCTAAGCGTTTTATCAAGTTCATATGTAAGCTTGTATCTATTAAAATAATATATTATGGGGGGGTATGACTCAAGAAGCAATTGGTAGCATACTAGAAAACAAACTGCGTAAACAAACGGTTCAATGTATCAGTGAACATAACATGTTAAAACAAGATGATCATGTCTTGGTTGGGCTTTCAGGAGGCAAAGACTCTTGGGCACTATTGCATTTGCTTAAAATGATACAAAAAAAAGCTCCCTACAGATTTTCTATTTCAGCAGTGACCGTTGATGGCGGTTTGATTGGCTTAGAAGGCGATGTTTTACAAGCCCAATGTGATCTTTTGCAAATTCCATTTTATCTGGAGCGACAACCCGTGTTTGAAATTGTTTCTGAGAAAAAAGCGGAAGGCAGTACTTTTTGTAGCATGTGTGCAAAAATGCGGCGGGGAATTTTGTACAGTATTGCAAAAAAGCTAGGAGCCAATAAAATTGCATTGGGACATCATTTAAATGATGCCATTGAGACTTTATTTTTAAATATGTTTTATGGTGGTCGCATGGCAGCCATGCCGCCAGTATTAAAATCCAATGCTGGGCATGAAGCAGATATTATTAGGCCCATGCTTTACCTTACAGAAACAGATATAGAAGTATTTTCTCTTGAAAAACAATTTAAGACTGTGGGTTGTGCTTGTCCAGTCTGCCCTATTCATCCTGAGTTTGATGATGCGCAAACTGATTTAAAACGCTTCAGCATGAAAAAAGTACTTAAAGACATGGCCAAACATAATCCACAGATGTATGACCATGCCCGCAAAGCTTTAAAAAATTTAGAGTTGGATCGATTTTTTATGAGTCAAAGCATGCTGGCAAAAAAAGGAATAGAACATGAAGCATAAAGGCTTTAATACAATAAGCATCCATGCTGGAGAAGATAAAAAAATTGAAGGGGCCGTTGTACAGCCTATTTTTCAAAGTGCAACTTATCTTGAGCAAGAAGGCCTAGCCTACAATGACATTAAATATTTGCGATTAAACAATTCTCCCAATCATGAATGCCTGGGCAGAAAATTAGCCAGCTTAGAACAGACAGAAGCGGCCTTGTTATGTGCTTCTGGCATGGCTGCAGTGACCACAGCGATCATGAGCCAGTGCAAGACAGGAGATCATATTATAGCGCAAAAGGGTTTGTATGGCGGTACACATCATTTTTTGGTGCATAAAGCTGCCCAGTTGGGCATAGAGCTTAGTTTTATTGATATTGATCAGCCCAGTTCTTGGCAATCTGCGGTAAAACAAAACACACGACTTTTTTATTGTGAAAGCATCACCAATCCCTTGATGCATGTTGGAGATTTAGCGGCTGTGCCTGATTTTTGTCGCCAGCATGAATTACTCAGCATGATTGATAATACTTTTGCAACGCCGTACAATTTTAAACCCAGTCAATTGGGTTTTGATATCATTATTCATAGTGCAACCAAATATCTTAATGGACACAGTGATTTGGTGGCAGGAGTGATCTGTGCCAATACAGCTTTAATTAAACAGTGTAAAAGCTATTTGGATATTTACGGAGCTACATTGGATACGCACGCTTGTTTTCTTTTGCAAAGAGGCTTAAAAACCTTAGGTTTAAGAATGAGTGTACACAATAGCAATGCGATGCAGTTGGCACAATTTTTACAAGAACAAGCAAGCATAGAAACGGTATATTACCCTGGTTTAAAGGATGCAGCGGTTTTACAGCATTTTAAAGGCTACTCAGGGATGGTATCTTTTGCAGTTAAAGGCGGTAAAGAAGCTGCACAAAATTTGATAAACCATTTAAAAATACCACAGCATGCACCCAGCCTAGGTGGTGTAGAATCTTTGATTACCCGGCCTGCAGCCAGTTCGCACTCATCCATGAGTGAAGAAGAAAGGCAGTCTTTGGGTATATCTCAGGCTTTATTGCGGTTATCTGTTGGAATAGAAGACATTGAAGATTTGCAAGAAGATCTTCATCAAGCCTTGAAAAAACTATAGAGGTTCTGTTCATTTTGTATTCAGTTTTAAATGTTACATTGAAGCTATACAGTGAGACTCAATACTTACTGGAAAGGAGCAGGATACAATGAAACTAAGACTATTGATAATGATGATGGGTTTAAGCGGTTTAGCTTTTTTACCTATTGACCAAGCACAAGCAAAGTCAAGACCAGAAAAAAGAGCGAGAATTCAGAGCAATTCTTATAAAGCCAAAGTTAAAAGAAGAGTCCATAAACATTATGCTAAAAAGCCGGTGCAAACGGTCCAACACAGAAGAAGTTATAGGCATGTAAGACCAG
This DNA window, taken from Oligoflexia bacterium, encodes the following:
- a CDS encoding ATP-binding protein; translation: MTQEAIGSILENKLRKQTVQCISEHNMLKQDDHVLVGLSGGKDSWALLHLLKMIQKKAPYRFSISAVTVDGGLIGLEGDVLQAQCDLLQIPFYLERQPVFEIVSEKKAEGSTFCSMCAKMRRGILYSIAKKLGANKIALGHHLNDAIETLFLNMFYGGRMAAMPPVLKSNAGHEADIIRPMLYLTETDIEVFSLEKQFKTVGCACPVCPIHPEFDDAQTDLKRFSMKKVLKDMAKHNPQMYDHARKALKNLELDRFFMSQSMLAKKGIEHEA
- a CDS encoding PLP-dependent aspartate aminotransferase family protein, which gives rise to MKHKGFNTISIHAGEDKKIEGAVVQPIFQSATYLEQEGLAYNDIKYLRLNNSPNHECLGRKLASLEQTEAALLCASGMAAVTTAIMSQCKTGDHIIAQKGLYGGTHHFLVHKAAQLGIELSFIDIDQPSSWQSAVKQNTRLFYCESITNPLMHVGDLAAVPDFCRQHELLSMIDNTFATPYNFKPSQLGFDIIIHSATKYLNGHSDLVAGVICANTALIKQCKSYLDIYGATLDTHACFLLQRGLKTLGLRMSVHNSNAMQLAQFLQEQASIETVYYPGLKDAAVLQHFKGYSGMVSFAVKGGKEAAQNLINHLKIPQHAPSLGGVESLITRPAASSHSSMSEEERQSLGISQALLRLSVGIEDIEDLQEDLHQALKKL